The following coding sequences are from one Deltaproteobacteria bacterium window:
- a CDS encoding leucine--tRNA ligase — translation MAFIDHKTNDRKWQQRWRETGVFRAKDDDRSRPAIYVLDMFPYPSGAGLHVGHPEGYTATDIVSRYWRMRGHNVLHPMGWDAFGLPAENYAITTGVHPAITTAKAIETFKQQIQAIGLSYDWDREINTTDPDYYKWTQWIFLKMFERGLAYEAMVPINWCPKDRTGLANEEVHNGCCERCGTPVERRNMRQWMLKITAYADRLHTDLEGLDWPESTREMQRNWIGRSEGAEIDFNTSAGPLRVFTTRPDTLFGATYMVLAPEHPLVDKIATLAQKAAVAEYRQRTQNKSDIERTDLAKEKTGVDTGATAINPATGKPIPIWIADYVLIGYGTGAIMAVPAHDARDHAFATKYGLPIIEVVKGGKDVQNEVYEGDGVAINSPPIDGLATPEAKKKITDWLEEKGLGKSTVTYRLRDWVFSRQRYWGEPFPIVHCKGKCNEPVAVPENELPVCLPEVENYELTGTGESPLATINSWIKTTCPKCGGPAERETNTMPNWAGSCWYYLRYIDPKNEKILCDPEKAKYWLPVGLYVGGTEHAVLHLLYARFWHKFLYDLGLVSSEEPFQRLRHQGMVLAFSYQDELGAYHGYDEIDFSQDPPSLKNGGKLTCQIEKMSKSKKNVVNPDAVIEQYGADGLRLYEMFMGDFESSKPWDVRAIEGVARFLGRAWRLFEDYAPDKMIQDDQHVRIRHATIKAVTERIELFKFNTAIAALMDYVSAITGKPTKQDLETLALLLSPFAPHLAEEGWERLGHQPFVCTQSWPSFDAKLALGETLTLAVQVNGKLRGQVEITRGASEEDLKQAALAIANVQKSIEGKTIRRVIVAQGKLVNIVV, via the coding sequence ATGGCTTTTATTGATCACAAAACCAATGACCGTAAGTGGCAACAAAGATGGCGTGAAACCGGCGTTTTCCGCGCTAAAGATGACGATCGCTCGCGTCCGGCAATCTATGTTTTAGACATGTTTCCTTATCCTTCAGGGGCTGGTTTGCACGTCGGTCATCCTGAGGGCTATACCGCGACCGATATAGTCTCGCGCTATTGGCGTATGCGCGGCCATAATGTTTTGCACCCTATGGGTTGGGATGCCTTTGGTTTGCCTGCCGAAAATTACGCTATCACCACCGGCGTACATCCAGCGATTACCACCGCTAAAGCTATTGAAACCTTCAAACAGCAAATACAAGCGATCGGTTTATCATACGATTGGGACCGCGAAATCAACACCACTGATCCTGATTATTATAAATGGACCCAGTGGATATTTTTAAAAATGTTCGAGCGCGGCCTAGCCTACGAAGCCATGGTGCCTATTAATTGGTGTCCTAAAGACCGCACCGGTTTGGCTAACGAAGAAGTGCATAACGGCTGCTGCGAGCGCTGCGGCACCCCAGTTGAACGCCGCAATATGCGCCAGTGGATGTTAAAAATCACCGCTTACGCTGACCGTTTGCATACTGACCTTGAAGGTCTTGATTGGCCGGAGTCAACTCGCGAAATGCAGCGCAATTGGATTGGCCGATCAGAAGGTGCTGAAATTGATTTTAATACTAGCGCAGGCCCTTTACGTGTCTTTACTACGCGACCTGATACTTTATTTGGTGCGACCTATATGGTGTTAGCACCAGAGCATCCGCTAGTCGATAAAATAGCTACCCTCGCGCAAAAAGCAGCAGTCGCTGAATACCGACAACGCACGCAAAACAAAAGTGACATTGAACGCACCGATCTAGCTAAAGAAAAAACTGGTGTTGATACTGGGGCCACGGCAATTAATCCAGCCACAGGTAAACCTATACCCATTTGGATAGCTGACTATGTGTTAATAGGCTATGGCACCGGCGCTATCATGGCTGTACCTGCACATGATGCACGCGACCACGCATTTGCTACCAAATATGGCTTACCGATCATTGAAGTAGTTAAAGGTGGCAAAGACGTACAAAACGAAGTGTATGAAGGCGACGGTGTCGCGATTAACTCACCACCTATTGATGGGCTCGCCACCCCCGAAGCCAAAAAGAAAATTACTGATTGGCTTGAAGAAAAAGGCCTTGGCAAAAGTACTGTTACTTATCGTTTACGCGATTGGGTATTCTCACGGCAACGCTACTGGGGTGAACCATTTCCCATTGTGCACTGCAAAGGTAAATGCAATGAGCCTGTAGCTGTTCCTGAAAACGAGTTGCCAGTTTGCTTACCCGAAGTCGAAAATTACGAACTTACTGGCACGGGTGAATCGCCATTAGCGACGATAAACAGTTGGATAAAAACCACTTGTCCTAAATGTGGTGGCCCCGCAGAACGCGAAACTAACACGATGCCCAATTGGGCCGGTTCGTGCTGGTATTATCTTCGTTATATTGACCCTAAAAACGAAAAAATACTTTGTGACCCTGAAAAGGCTAAATATTGGTTGCCTGTTGGGCTTTATGTTGGAGGCACCGAGCATGCCGTTTTACACTTATTATATGCACGTTTTTGGCATAAATTTCTTTATGATTTGGGTTTGGTTAGTAGCGAAGAGCCATTTCAACGCTTACGCCATCAAGGTATGGTATTAGCTTTTAGTTATCAAGACGAACTTGGCGCTTATCATGGTTATGACGAAATCGATTTTTCGCAAGATCCGCCAAGTTTAAAAAATGGTGGTAAGCTAACTTGCCAAATCGAAAAAATGTCAAAATCGAAAAAAAATGTGGTCAACCCTGATGCAGTCATTGAACAATATGGCGCTGATGGTTTGCGGCTTTATGAAATGTTTATGGGTGACTTTGAGTCTTCAAAACCATGGGACGTGCGAGCCATTGAAGGCGTCGCCCGCTTTTTAGGTCGTGCTTGGCGCTTATTTGAAGATTATGCCCCTGATAAAATGATACAAGACGACCAACATGTGCGAATTCGTCATGCGACTATAAAAGCCGTAACTGAACGCATTGAACTATTTAAGTTTAATACTGCGATTGCGGCTTTGATGGATTACGTTAGCGCCATAACTGGCAAGCCTACCAAACAAGACCTTGAAACCTTAGCCTTACTGCTTTCGCCATTTGCCCCACATTTGGCCGAAGAAGGCTGGGAACGCTTAGGGCATCAACCATTTGTGTGTACCCAAAGTTGGCCGAGTTTTGACGCTAAATTGGCATTAGGTGAAACATTAACCTTGGCAGTGCAAGTAAATGGTAAATTGCGCGGTCAAGTTGAAATAACTCGCGGTGCTAGCGAAGAAGATTTAAAACAAGCTGCGTTAGCTATAGCAAATGTGCAAAAATCTATTGAAGGTAAAACTATTCGACGCGTAATTGTTGCACAAGGTAAGCTAGTGAACATTGTGGTATAG
- a CDS encoding alpha-amylase, whose translation MPPIRTTIEAQAPTSIRDASITPRGRVFASPSDWRDQFVYFLLVDRFSSGNNDPTAIFDRNDPTAQQFDKRQWMQQGKVFCGGKITGITKRLGYLKQLGVTTVWVSPVLRQRRELATYHGYAIMDFLDVDPRFGTRQELRDMVDAAHDLNMYIILDIIYNHMGDNFYYNYNGEKHNRLGYRFAPPYDVHGWRLQNGDSSFNIQTHNDAVWPAEFQDPNWYIRAGSIGKWDPEPWEDPMHDDNEFRRGDFCELKDINHKTPALGALIRAYQYWIAITDCDGFRIDTTKHVTLEASRNFCGAIREYCESIGKENFLLLAEVAGGAAMARNYLEIFKRNVDAVIDFGEPAKHLISMVKGTEDPRIFFSQFGGHDAMGSHRELGRYHLGMFNDHDHIGRSKARFMSGNIRSDGTPRYEQAAHAIGVQLTTLGIPGIYYGTEQAFDGSTSYHNETYEPKDENGVIPFEDRYIRETMFGGGFGAFGTNGCHFFDSSHPTYTAIAAIASIRNRHDDIGMTLRRGRQYQREVRSCGDHTFALTNNGGGVVAWSRILMQREVIIVLNTQAEQTAEADITIDSGLHPPASPKLHCLYPTNSSIAMPQYNIQYENGRSFISLTLPGSGMLILT comes from the coding sequence ATGCCACCAATCCGCACTACCATCGAAGCACAAGCTCCGACTAGCATAAGAGATGCCAGTATAACTCCGCGCGGACGTGTCTTTGCTAGCCCAAGTGATTGGCGTGATCAGTTCGTTTATTTTTTATTAGTTGATCGCTTTAGCTCTGGCAATAACGATCCGACAGCAATCTTTGACCGTAATGATCCCACAGCACAACAATTCGATAAGCGGCAATGGATGCAACAAGGTAAAGTATTCTGTGGCGGCAAAATTACAGGCATCACCAAACGTCTCGGTTACTTAAAACAACTTGGAGTCACTACTGTATGGGTAAGTCCAGTTTTGCGCCAGCGGCGTGAATTAGCAACATATCATGGCTACGCGATTATGGATTTTCTTGATGTTGATCCGCGTTTTGGCACTCGCCAAGAATTACGCGACATGGTTGATGCTGCCCATGATTTAAATATGTATATTATTCTTGATATAATTTATAACCATATGGGCGATAATTTTTACTACAATTACAATGGCGAAAAACATAATCGCCTTGGCTATCGCTTTGCGCCGCCATATGATGTTCATGGCTGGCGCCTGCAAAATGGAGATAGCAGCTTTAATATTCAAACCCATAATGATGCTGTGTGGCCTGCTGAATTTCAAGACCCCAATTGGTATATACGCGCTGGTAGCATCGGCAAATGGGACCCAGAACCTTGGGAAGACCCTATGCATGATGACAACGAGTTTCGTCGCGGTGATTTTTGTGAGTTAAAAGATATTAATCATAAAACACCTGCTCTGGGTGCTTTAATTCGCGCCTATCAGTATTGGATAGCTATAACTGATTGTGATGGTTTTCGTATTGACACGACAAAACATGTTACGCTTGAAGCTTCACGTAATTTTTGTGGAGCAATTCGTGAATATTGTGAATCGATCGGTAAAGAGAACTTTTTGCTACTTGCTGAAGTCGCTGGCGGTGCGGCTATGGCGCGTAATTATTTAGAAATATTTAAACGTAATGTCGATGCAGTTATCGATTTTGGTGAACCCGCAAAACATTTAATTTCTATGGTTAAAGGTACTGAAGACCCACGCATCTTCTTTTCACAATTTGGTGGTCATGACGCCATGGGTAGCCACCGAGAATTGGGTCGCTATCATTTAGGAATGTTCAACGACCATGACCATATAGGTCGTAGCAAAGCTCGATTTATGTCAGGTAATATACGCAGCGATGGTACGCCTCGTTATGAACAAGCAGCACATGCTATAGGAGTGCAACTAACTACGTTAGGTATTCCAGGTATATATTATGGTACCGAACAGGCTTTTGATGGTTCAACTAGCTATCACAACGAAACTTATGAACCAAAAGATGAAAATGGTGTAATTCCTTTTGAAGATCGCTATATCCGTGAAACTATGTTTGGTGGCGGTTTTGGTGCCTTTGGCACTAATGGGTGTCATTTCTTTGATTCATCACATCCTACTTATACCGCCATTGCTGCTATAGCCAGCATCCGTAATCGCCATGATGATATTGGCATGACTTTGCGTCGTGGTCGACAGTATCAACGTGAAGTACGCTCTTGCGGTGATCATACTTTTGCGCTGACTAATAATGGCGGGGGGGTAGTCGCTTGGTCACGCATTTTAATGCAACGTGAAGTAATTATAGTGCTTAATACGCAAGCTGAGCAGACTGCTGAAGCTGATATAACTATTGATTCTGGCCTGCATCCACCAGCAAGTCCTAAACTACATTGTTTATATCCAACTAACTCTTCAATAGCCATGCCCCAGTATAATATTCAATATGAAAACGGACGATCTTTTATAAGCTTAACTTTGCCAGGGTCAGGTATGCTCATTTTAACTTAA
- a CDS encoding alpha-amylase — MRIYEINTLVWLVELSERYEQEITLANVPEHEWDVLKAYHFNAVWLMGVWKRSPRGRALAKEHADVVDECRRVYPGFSKNRDIVGSPYCIFDYVVDEKFGGPQGLAIARESLRERNLQLLLDFVPNHTAHDHHWVTEHPEYYVTGTPRDISNNPRRFFKTDANNIIAYGSPSVDTAEAWTDTAQVNFFNQDYRNAVIATLRDIGNQCDGIRCDMSMLALDDAFASIWTPLVGTPLAQPFWTEVIKQTRITHPDIIFIAESYSDTQWQLQQQGFNYCYDKERLYDRLRCGSAESIRQHLFGSPPEYLKGLLHFIENHDEPPASLIFRPKERLILAAIATATLPGASLWYDQQFEERFGKLPVQLGSATTMRNFYRRLLKVTYHESISYGDWVMCQVDKAPAMIAWCWTYDNKRLLVVINVSEDERHWGHITTPWHDLQGHDWQLYNLLTEEYFNAESAHEGKFYIEPRRWGADIFELLQR, encoded by the coding sequence ATGCGCATTTACGAAATCAATACCTTAGTATGGCTTGTTGAACTTTCGGAGCGTTATGAGCAAGAAATAACGCTGGCAAATGTTCCTGAACATGAATGGGATGTATTAAAGGCATACCATTTTAATGCTGTGTGGTTAATGGGTGTTTGGAAACGTAGTCCTCGTGGACGTGCTCTTGCTAAAGAACATGCTGATGTTGTTGATGAATGTCGACGGGTTTACCCAGGTTTTTCAAAAAACCGTGACATTGTTGGCTCACCCTACTGTATTTTCGATTATGTTGTTGATGAAAAATTTGGGGGGCCACAAGGATTAGCTATTGCGCGAGAATCTTTACGCGAGCGCAATTTACAGTTGTTGCTAGATTTTGTACCCAATCACACTGCTCATGATCATCATTGGGTAACCGAACATCCAGAATATTATGTAACTGGTACCCCAAGAGATATCAGCAATAATCCAAGACGATTTTTTAAGACTGATGCCAATAATATAATTGCTTATGGTTCACCATCAGTTGATACCGCTGAAGCTTGGACCGATACTGCTCAAGTTAATTTTTTTAATCAAGACTATCGCAATGCTGTCATTGCAACACTTAGAGACATTGGCAATCAATGCGATGGCATACGTTGTGACATGTCAATGCTCGCACTTGATGATGCTTTTGCGTCTATTTGGACGCCACTAGTGGGTACACCATTGGCACAACCATTTTGGACTGAAGTGATAAAACAAACTCGCATTACCCACCCTGATATAATTTTCATTGCCGAGTCATATTCAGATACGCAATGGCAACTTCAGCAACAAGGGTTTAATTATTGTTATGATAAAGAACGCTTATATGACCGCTTACGTTGCGGTAGTGCTGAATCTATTCGCCAACATCTCTTTGGCAGCCCTCCTGAATATCTAAAAGGACTACTGCATTTTATTGAAAACCATGATGAACCTCCAGCATCGCTAATTTTTCGCCCTAAAGAGCGTTTAATATTAGCAGCAATTGCCACTGCGACCTTGCCAGGAGCTTCACTATGGTATGATCAACAATTTGAAGAACGTTTTGGTAAATTGCCAGTGCAACTTGGGTCCGCTACTACTATGCGTAATTTTTATCGTCGTTTGCTTAAAGTTACGTATCATGAATCAATTAGCTATGGTGATTGGGTGATGTGTCAAGTTGACAAAGCGCCTGCAATGATTGCGTGGTGTTGGACTTATGACAACAAACGTCTTTTAGTAGTTATAAACGTATCAGAAGATGAAAGACATTGGGGTCACATCACTACACCTTGGCATGATTTACAAGGCCACGATTGGCAACTTTATAATTTGCTTACCGAAGAATACTTTAACGCCGAAAGTGCACACGAAGGAAAGTTCTATATTGAGCCACGTCGCTGGGGTGCCGATATTTTTGAACTTTTGCAAAGGTAA
- a CDS encoding tetratricopeptide repeat protein → MSDKINEETANETTAANVDDGGVGTSPNQSSTNKTDLSDTKNDALNSNANNATMDIPAHLQLPSFDFSLPQLDNTGERSSVASSESSSFTFNSDSADIPAHLQLPTFPAFDMPPIPGEAPADSKKTTEIKTSVTDQESTGTQPAINTSDTPTPPPLRPPPRPRRQKPIQNSHPAKNSVLPSLVLPNLNVVEPAKKEVTLLGSEAAHALAEVKPHKRPVLPFVIIAALIIVGVGAWIKRDAIVLALAAKERRPQVVETTKDKALAFFAAGQHAYEKNDLSLAVEKFKSAIAILPNFSKAHRALAIAYAKQNKAADAVRHYRKYLDLNPNAPEAAAVRKIIADYQKAKEAVDNKAPKDNRKNKRKLR, encoded by the coding sequence ATGTCAGACAAGATTAATGAGGAAACGGCAAATGAAACCACGGCTGCAAATGTTGATGATGGCGGGGTAGGAACTTCCCCAAATCAATCATCAACTAATAAAACAGATTTGTCTGATACAAAAAACGATGCATTAAATAGTAACGCTAATAATGCCACAATGGATATACCAGCACATTTACAATTGCCATCATTCGATTTTTCATTGCCGCAGTTAGATAATACAGGAGAACGATCTTCAGTAGCATCGAGCGAAAGTTCATCTTTTACTTTCAATAGTGATTCAGCTGATATACCAGCTCATTTGCAGCTACCTACTTTTCCTGCTTTTGATATGCCTCCTATACCTGGAGAAGCGCCTGCTGATTCAAAAAAAACAACAGAGATAAAAACCTCAGTAACTGATCAAGAGTCAACAGGTACCCAACCTGCAATAAATACATCTGATACGCCTACACCGCCGCCGTTGCGACCACCCCCACGTCCTCGTCGTCAAAAGCCAATACAAAATTCTCATCCAGCCAAAAACAGTGTTTTACCTTCATTAGTTTTGCCCAACCTAAATGTTGTCGAACCAGCAAAAAAAGAAGTTACGCTACTTGGTTCTGAAGCGGCACATGCTTTGGCGGAAGTGAAACCCCATAAAAGGCCGGTTTTGCCATTTGTGATTATTGCCGCATTAATAATTGTTGGAGTGGGAGCTTGGATAAAACGTGATGCTATTGTGCTTGCTTTGGCGGCTAAAGAAAGACGGCCACAAGTAGTTGAAACTACCAAAGATAAAGCTTTGGCTTTTTTTGCAGCGGGCCAGCATGCTTATGAAAAGAATGATCTATCTTTGGCAGTAGAAAAATTTAAATCTGCAATTGCAATTTTACCAAATTTTTCAAAAGCACACAGAGCGTTGGCTATTGCCTATGCTAAGCAAAATAAGGCTGCTGATGCAGTAAGACATTATCGTAAATATTTAGATTTAAATCCTAATGCCCCTGAAGCAGCGGCTGTACGTAAAATTATTGCAGATTACCAAAAGGCCAAAGAAGCGGTTGATAACAAGGCGCCAAAAGACAATCGCAAAAATAAACGAAAACTACGTTAG
- a CDS encoding Crp/Fnr family transcriptional regulator: MSNNSELLSNVSIFKGLSPKTLEILASSLQPLSFSKNSIIVGQDDHGDALYIIASGKVKVVLYGETGRKMILTTFRAGDFFGEMSLLDGQPRSANVIAIEDTNILKLSREDFVRHLEASPATALNILCEMSLRLRRADDIIGNLALLDVYGRLAHVLIDIAQREGQNTDAGFVIRSRPSQKDLAAMIGTTRETVSRVLSEFQRRGFLFIHGKKLLLGHGFVEQPLSSEFPKK, encoded by the coding sequence ATGAGTAATAATTCAGAGCTATTATCGAATGTTAGTATCTTCAAGGGCTTATCGCCAAAAACATTAGAAATTTTAGCATCTTCTTTACAACCGCTAAGTTTCAGCAAAAACAGCATTATTGTTGGCCAAGACGACCACGGTGATGCTTTATATATAATTGCTTCGGGAAAAGTAAAAGTTGTTCTTTATGGTGAAACTGGTCGAAAAATGATTTTAACCACTTTTCGTGCCGGTGATTTTTTTGGTGAAATGAGTTTACTTGACGGGCAACCTCGCTCCGCGAATGTCATTGCAATAGAAGATACAAATATACTGAAACTATCACGTGAAGATTTCGTTCGTCATTTAGAGGCATCACCAGCCACTGCTTTAAATATTTTGTGTGAAATGAGTCTCAGATTACGTCGTGCTGATGATATTATTGGCAACTTAGCATTGCTTGATGTTTATGGTCGCCTTGCACATGTTCTAATCGATATTGCTCAACGGGAAGGGCAAAACACCGATGCAGGATTTGTAATTCGCAGCCGACCTAGTCAAAAAGATCTTGCTGCTATGATTGGTACTACCCGCGAGACCGTTTCACGGGTACTTTCAGAATTTCAACGTCGTGGTTTTTTATTTATACACGGAAAAAAACTTTTACTAGGTCACGGATTCGTTGAACAGCCATTGTCTAGTGAGTTCCCTAAAAAATAA
- a CDS encoding DnaJ domain-containing protein, whose protein sequence is MIKFILLAILVYAIFRAYRMLFASSSLSPQNNSQMSANSQTQRPPHIVLGIKPKATDEEIRAAYQRLIHENHPDRVATMSDEIRALALAKTKEINWAYDQLKRS, encoded by the coding sequence ATGATAAAGTTTATTCTTTTAGCGATATTGGTCTATGCGATCTTCCGCGCCTATCGTATGCTATTTGCATCTTCATCGCTATCTCCCCAAAATAATTCACAAATGTCTGCAAATTCGCAAACTCAGCGTCCTCCCCATATAGTCTTGGGTATCAAACCCAAAGCAACAGATGAAGAAATTCGCGCTGCATACCAACGCCTAATACACGAAAACCACCCTGATCGTGTTGCCACCATGTCCGACGAAATTCGCGCGCTCGCGCTGGCCAAAACAAAAGAAATAAATTGGGCGTATGATCAATTAAAACGATCGTAA